In Cyanobium sp. Tous-M-B4, a single genomic region encodes these proteins:
- a CDS encoding SDR family oxidoreductase, which translates to MSLVAVTGASGKTGWRVVDEALKRGLAVRAIVRPGSVLPAALAEAEQQGRLDVRRLDLSATEALHAALSGCDSLVIATGARPSVDLAGPLKVDAFGVRDQIRACQAVGLKRVVLVSSLCAGRWQHPLNLFGLILVWKRLGERWLEESGLDWTVVRPGGLSEDDSRSEREGVVYSGPNQQESSSLPRRLVARVCLEALETPAASGRIIEITSSPTQQPQALNQWLESAIPAPG; encoded by the coding sequence GCGGGGCCTGGCGGTGCGGGCGATCGTGCGGCCCGGCTCCGTGCTGCCAGCGGCCCTGGCCGAAGCAGAGCAGCAAGGGCGGCTCGATGTGCGGCGACTGGATCTCAGTGCCACCGAGGCCTTGCATGCCGCCCTGAGCGGCTGTGACTCCCTGGTGATCGCCACTGGCGCCAGGCCATCAGTGGATCTGGCCGGCCCCCTCAAGGTGGATGCCTTCGGAGTGCGCGACCAGATCCGCGCCTGCCAGGCGGTGGGCCTGAAGCGGGTGGTGCTGGTGAGTTCGCTCTGCGCCGGTCGCTGGCAGCACCCCCTCAACCTGTTTGGCTTGATCCTGGTGTGGAAACGCCTGGGCGAGCGCTGGCTTGAAGAAAGCGGACTCGACTGGACCGTGGTGCGCCCTGGCGGCCTCAGCGAGGACGACAGCCGCAGCGAAAGGGAGGGGGTGGTTTACTCCGGCCCCAACCAGCAGGAGAGCAGCAGCCTGCCCCGCCGCCTGGTGGCCCGGGTGTGCCTAGAGGCCCTGGAAACCCCCGCCGCCAGCGGTCGGATCATCGAAATCACCAGCAGTCCCACCCAGCAGCCCCAAGCCCTCAACCAGTGGCTGGAGTCAGCGATCCCGGCTCCCGGCTGA
- a CDS encoding SAM-dependent methyltransferase, whose amino-acid sequence MSLPPWLLQRFEAAGGAVPFRTYVEWVLHDPLHGAYGAGRLRIGPAGDFATAPSLGPDFAALLAPQLAEWLIALAAAPGPLALVEAGPGEGSLALQLAEELVVGWPQLAQRLGLVLVEPNEGMAARQRALLQDCPLPCRWASFADLAASPLRGVVLAHEVLDALAVERIEWDGALWRQQMVALHEGPEAEPSLRLEPGAPLEPAAAAQLEPLGLLPPSPQRPPGWCSELHPGLAPWLGECAAAVAEGQLLVIDYALEAWRYYAPQRSGGTLMAYRGQQASGDPLLEPGAWDLTAHLCIESVDAAAAASGWQPLGQCRQGQALLALGLAERLHGLQQEAPAALATVLARREVLLRLVDPVALGDFRWLAYGRGGTPELPSFSREPGSLTPATG is encoded by the coding sequence GTGAGCTTGCCCCCCTGGCTGCTGCAGCGCTTCGAGGCCGCCGGCGGGGCGGTGCCCTTCCGCACCTACGTGGAATGGGTGTTGCACGATCCGTTGCACGGCGCCTATGGGGCTGGCCGGCTGCGCATCGGCCCGGCGGGGGATTTCGCCACCGCCCCCTCCCTGGGGCCAGATTTCGCCGCCCTGCTGGCACCCCAGCTGGCCGAGTGGCTCATTGCCCTGGCGGCCGCTCCCGGCCCCCTGGCCCTGGTTGAGGCCGGGCCAGGCGAGGGCAGCTTGGCCCTGCAGCTGGCCGAGGAACTGGTGGTGGGTTGGCCCCAGCTGGCCCAGCGCCTGGGGCTTGTATTGGTGGAGCCCAACGAGGGCATGGCGGCCCGTCAGCGAGCCCTGCTGCAGGACTGCCCCTTGCCCTGTCGCTGGGCCAGCTTCGCGGACCTGGCGGCCTCACCGCTGCGCGGTGTGGTGCTCGCCCATGAGGTGCTCGATGCCCTGGCGGTGGAGCGGATCGAGTGGGACGGGGCGCTCTGGCGCCAGCAAATGGTGGCGCTGCACGAGGGCCCTGAGGCGGAGCCCTCGCTGCGGCTGGAGCCCGGCGCGCCCTTGGAGCCGGCAGCGGCCGCCCAACTCGAGCCCCTCGGACTCCTGCCCCCCTCGCCCCAGCGCCCGCCCGGCTGGTGCAGCGAGCTGCACCCTGGCCTGGCCCCCTGGCTTGGCGAGTGCGCTGCAGCCGTGGCCGAGGGCCAGCTGCTGGTGATCGACTACGCCTTAGAGGCCTGGCGCTACTACGCCCCCCAGCGCTCTGGCGGCACCTTGATGGCCTACCGGGGCCAGCAGGCCAGCGGCGATCCGCTGCTGGAGCCAGGCGCCTGGGATCTCACCGCCCACCTATGTATCGAGAGCGTCGATGCCGCAGCCGCCGCCAGTGGCTGGCAGCCCCTAGGCCAGTGCCGCCAGGGTCAGGCCCTGTTGGCCCTCGGCCTAGCGGAGCGCCTGCACGGCCTGCAGCAGGAAGCCCCGGCTGCCCTGGCCACCGTGTTGGCCCGACGCGAGGTCCTGCTGCGGCTGGTGGATCCCGTGGCCCTGGGGGATTTCCGCTGGCTGGCCTACGGCCGGGGTGGGACCCCGGAGCTGCCCAGCTTCAGCCGGGAGCCGGGATCGCTGACTCCAGCCACTGGTTGA
- a CDS encoding TPM domain-containing protein, whose product MGRAWNAVLPALVSLLLVLACWLGVGIAPAQAYDNPDLLPDHPTPVIDLAKALTDGQRISLEENLTRFEADTGWKLRVLTQYDRTPGQAVKDFWNLDERSLLLVADERGGNLLNFNVGDALFALMPRTYWVELQTRFGNQYYVRDNGQDAAIVDALAAVEICLERGGCQVVPGLPREQWLLTLSTSVLGGLVAGFASYPRKEGRKVEWAWVLLLSPLWLILFGALGLGPILTRTNDLLPVARNTLAFLGAALGAYLVAGATVGKARLKDADQG is encoded by the coding sequence ATGGGTCGCGCTTGGAACGCCGTGCTGCCTGCGCTGGTGTCGCTGTTGCTGGTGTTGGCCTGCTGGCTGGGTGTGGGCATCGCTCCGGCCCAGGCCTACGACAACCCCGACCTCCTACCCGACCACCCCACCCCGGTGATCGACCTGGCCAAGGCCCTAACCGATGGTCAGCGCATCAGCCTGGAAGAAAATCTCACCCGCTTCGAGGCCGATACCGGCTGGAAACTGCGGGTGCTCACCCAGTACGACCGCACCCCAGGCCAGGCGGTGAAGGACTTCTGGAACCTGGACGAACGCAGCCTGCTGCTGGTGGCCGATGAGCGCGGCGGCAACCTGCTCAACTTCAACGTGGGCGATGCCCTGTTTGCCTTGATGCCCCGCACCTACTGGGTGGAGCTACAGACCCGCTTCGGCAACCAGTACTACGTGCGCGACAACGGCCAGGACGCCGCCATTGTCGATGCCCTTGCAGCGGTGGAAATTTGTTTGGAGCGGGGTGGTTGCCAGGTGGTGCCGGGCCTGCCGCGCGAGCAGTGGCTGCTCACCCTCTCAACTTCCGTGCTCGGCGGCCTGGTGGCGGGCTTCGCTTCCTATCCGCGCAAAGAGGGTCGCAAGGTGGAGTGGGCCTGGGTGCTGCTGCTCTCACCTTTGTGGCTGATCCTATTTGGCGCCCTAGGGCTGGGCCCAATCCTGACCCGCACCAACGACCTGCTGCCGGTTGCCCGCAACACCCTGGCCTTCCTCGGCGCAGCTCTCGGCGCTTACCTAGTCGCCGGAGCCACCGTGGGTAAGGCCAGGCTCAAAGATGCCGACCAAGGGTAA
- a CDS encoding glycoside hydrolase family 104 protein, translating to MTLPSICFRSALALAVGLGTLSLAAPVAQASELLQSSELLQASGASQPSFPTAMALPPPPVRIFAITAERRALLNTIRYAEGTWADGDDIGYRIMFGGGLMPSLERHPDRVVRTARYASAAAGAYQFMPFTWNMVSRSLGIAAFGPQVQDQGAIYLIQRRGALALADQGVFSPLLAAKLAPEWASFPTLAGRSFYGQPVKRFHDLKRFYDDNLSRLRDQQSLVTAKIETKPACAPAGSLRCQLEALEKLGPRSRSQNPG from the coding sequence ATGACCTTGCCCAGCATCTGTTTTCGATCCGCCCTGGCCTTGGCCGTAGGCCTCGGCACCCTCTCCCTGGCTGCTCCGGTAGCCCAGGCCTCTGAGTTGCTCCAATCATCCGAGTTGCTCCAAGCTTCTGGGGCCTCTCAGCCCAGCTTCCCCACGGCTATGGCCCTGCCCCCACCGCCGGTACGGATCTTTGCGATCACGGCTGAGCGCCGCGCCCTGCTCAACACCATTCGCTACGCCGAAGGCACCTGGGCCGATGGCGACGACATCGGCTACCGGATCATGTTTGGTGGCGGCCTGATGCCCTCCCTGGAGCGCCATCCCGACCGGGTGGTTCGCACTGCCCGCTATGCCAGTGCCGCGGCGGGTGCTTACCAGTTCATGCCCTTCACCTGGAACATGGTTTCGCGCTCCTTGGGAATCGCGGCCTTTGGCCCCCAGGTCCAAGACCAGGGCGCCATCTACCTAATCCAGCGTCGTGGTGCCCTAGCCCTGGCTGATCAAGGCGTGTTCTCGCCGCTGCTGGCGGCCAAATTGGCCCCCGAGTGGGCCAGCTTCCCCACCCTCGCCGGCCGCAGCTTCTACGGCCAGCCGGTGAAGCGCTTCCACGACCTCAAGCGCTTTTACGACGACAACCTCAGCCGTCTGCGCGATCAGCAGTCCCTGGTCACAGCCAAAATTGAAACCAAGCCCGCCTGTGCGCCGGCTGGCTCCCTGCGCTGTCAGCTCGAGGCGCTTGAAAAGCTGGGACCGCGCAGCCGCAGCCAAAATCCCGGCTGA
- a CDS encoding TIGR04168 family protein produces the protein MAVSGGGKTLRIAIAGDLHGEWDHSDHALLDCLAPDALLVVGDLSDGQQRIPALLRQLPMPVACILGNHDTGKDASGRTLQHQIDLLGEVHCGWKMRALSPPDLAVVGGRPATAGGGFKLSRAVQAAFGPVSLQESADRITAAAATAPPDWPLVLLSHSGPSGLGSDAASPCGRDWKPPACDWGDLDLALAIRQIRLNRPVPLVVFGHMHHALRRGQGDRQSFCRDRAGTSYLNTACVPRHGTDGAGQALRHFSWVELVGQEVVSASHRWFGLGGELLYEERLWTAPNPAANPAPELTPC, from the coding sequence ATGGCGGTATCCGGCGGGGGGAAAACGCTCCGCATTGCCATCGCCGGAGACCTGCACGGTGAATGGGACCACAGCGACCATGCGCTGCTTGACTGCCTGGCCCCCGATGCGCTGCTCGTGGTGGGCGACCTCAGCGATGGTCAGCAGCGGATTCCGGCCCTGCTGCGCCAACTGCCCATGCCGGTGGCCTGCATCCTTGGCAACCACGACACCGGCAAGGACGCCTCTGGGCGCACGCTGCAGCACCAGATCGATCTGCTGGGGGAGGTTCACTGCGGCTGGAAAATGCGAGCCCTGAGCCCGCCGGATCTGGCGGTGGTTGGGGGGCGGCCGGCTACCGCTGGCGGCGGTTTCAAGCTTTCTCGGGCGGTGCAGGCTGCCTTCGGCCCGGTGAGCTTGCAGGAGTCGGCTGATCGGATCACGGCCGCCGCCGCCACCGCACCCCCCGACTGGCCCCTGGTGTTGTTGAGCCATAGCGGCCCCTCCGGACTCGGCAGCGATGCCGCCTCTCCCTGCGGCCGCGACTGGAAGCCACCCGCCTGCGACTGGGGTGATCTCGACCTAGCCCTGGCCATCCGCCAGATCCGCCTCAACCGCCCGGTGCCCTTGGTGGTGTTTGGGCACATGCACCACGCCCTTAGGCGCGGCCAGGGGGATCGCCAAAGCTTCTGCCGCGACCGGGCCGGCACCTCTTACCTCAACACCGCCTGCGTTCCCCGCCACGGCACCGATGGCGCCGGCCAGGCCCTGCGCCATTTCAGCTGGGTGGAGCTGGTGGGCCAGGAGGTTGTGAGCGCCAGCCACCGCTGGTTTGGCCTGGGTGGTGAGCTGCTGTACGAAGAGCGTCTCTGGACGGCCCCCAACCCGGCAGCCAACCCAGCTCCCGAACTGACGCCGTGCTGA
- the nadA gene encoding quinolinate synthase NadA, with amino-acid sequence MVFTATQNYAPHDLPAAISALKQERKAVILAHYYQDEAVQDIADFIGDSLELSRKAAATDAEVIVFCGVHFMAETAKILSPDKTVLLPDLEAGCSLADACPAEEFAAFRAEHPDHIAVSYINCSAAVKALSDLICTSSNAVDLVKQLPADRPILFAPDQNLGRWVQRQSGRELTLWPGSCIVHETFSEQALLQLKLEHPEAEVLAHPECQQHLLDLADFIGSTSALLRRAEASPATSFIVLTEPGILHQMLLKLPHKTFFEVPGADGCSCNACPYMRLNTLEKVWQSLDRMEPEIVMDEALRLRALAPIEKMLAMSR; translated from the coding sequence TTGGTTTTCACCGCCACCCAGAACTACGCACCGCACGATCTGCCCGCCGCGATCAGCGCCCTGAAGCAGGAGCGCAAGGCCGTGATCCTGGCGCACTACTACCAAGACGAAGCCGTTCAGGACATCGCCGACTTCATCGGCGACTCGCTGGAGCTCTCTCGCAAGGCCGCCGCCACCGACGCCGAGGTGATCGTTTTTTGTGGCGTCCACTTCATGGCGGAGACCGCCAAGATCCTCAGCCCGGACAAAACCGTGCTGCTGCCAGATCTGGAGGCCGGCTGCTCGTTGGCGGATGCCTGCCCGGCCGAGGAGTTTGCCGCCTTCCGCGCCGAGCACCCCGACCACATCGCCGTGAGCTACATCAACTGCTCAGCGGCGGTGAAAGCCCTCAGCGACCTGATCTGCACCAGCAGTAACGCGGTGGATCTGGTGAAGCAGCTGCCAGCCGACCGGCCGATCCTGTTTGCCCCCGACCAAAACCTGGGCCGCTGGGTGCAGCGCCAAAGCGGCCGCGAGCTCACCCTCTGGCCAGGCAGCTGCATCGTGCATGAAACCTTCAGCGAGCAAGCCCTGCTGCAGTTGAAACTCGAGCACCCGGAGGCTGAGGTACTGGCCCATCCCGAGTGCCAGCAACACCTGCTGGACTTGGCCGACTTCATCGGCTCCACCAGCGCCCTGCTGCGCCGCGCCGAGGCCAGCCCGGCCACCAGCTTCATCGTGCTCACCGAGCCGGGGATCCTGCACCAGATGCTGCTGAAGCTGCCCCATAAGACATTTTTCGAGGTGCCCGGCGCCGACGGCTGCAGCTGCAACGCCTGCCCTTACATGCGTCTCAACACCCTGGAAAAAGTGTGGCAGAGCCTCGATCGAATGGAGCCTGAAATCGTGATGGATGAGGCGCTGCGGCTAAGGGCCCTGGCTCCGATCGAAAAGATGCTGGCCATGAGCCGCTGA